Proteins encoded by one window of Streptomyces sp. NBC_01477:
- a CDS encoding hemerythrin domain-containing protein: MSTDTRYDTQSKLDFAMMYAAHDAFRRDVARLITAADARTGDPAAFRHGWADFARYLTIHHTAEDNSLWPPIRARVGGDAGRVALLDAMEAEHAVLDPLMDSVGEQLETGDTSRLRATLEELAAALTAHLAHEETEGLPLVDAVLTEQEWDAFGQEQRRTIGLRGAAHFFPWMLEGASPQVEQRVLAIVPPPVRFLYRRQWRPRYDRKSPWGPSSRA; the protein is encoded by the coding sequence ATGAGCACCGACACCCGATACGACACGCAGTCCAAGCTGGACTTCGCCATGATGTACGCCGCCCACGACGCCTTCCGGCGCGACGTCGCGCGGCTGATCACGGCGGCCGACGCCCGCACCGGCGACCCGGCGGCCTTCCGGCACGGCTGGGCGGACTTCGCGCGCTACCTGACCATCCACCACACCGCCGAGGACAACAGCCTGTGGCCGCCGATCAGGGCCAGGGTGGGCGGCGACGCCGGCCGGGTGGCGCTGCTGGACGCCATGGAGGCCGAGCACGCCGTGCTCGACCCGCTGATGGACTCGGTCGGCGAGCAGCTCGAAACGGGCGACACCTCCCGGCTGCGGGCGACCCTGGAGGAGCTGGCGGCGGCGCTCACCGCGCACCTGGCGCACGAGGAGACCGAGGGCCTGCCGCTGGTGGACGCGGTCCTGACCGAGCAGGAGTGGGACGCCTTCGGCCAGGAGCAGCGGCGCACCATCGGCCTGCGGGGCGCCGCCCACTTCTTCCCCTGGATGCTGGAGGGCGCGTCGCCCCAGGTGGAGCAGCGGGTGCTGGCCATCGTCCCGCCGCCGGTCAGGTTCCTTTACCGTAGGCAATGGCGCCCCAGGTACGACAGGAAGTCACCGTGGGGGCCGTCCTCCCGCGCCTGA
- a CDS encoding AfsR/SARP family transcriptional regulator, translating to MEFAILGPLRVYEQDRFYAPTAPKQRQLLALLLLNANQVVSTSTCIEELWEDNPPNTAMSTLQSYILQLRHKLRQVPRIGSLQAARRILETRGGGYLLSVRCDALDVNVFADLVRDGRAALSKDDARASRLLGQALTMWNGAALADVTAGPILRTHLVGLEESRISVQEQRIEADLRLGRHHDLLGELSSLTTQYPTHENLHAQFMLALYRSGRRIQALGVVQRLRKVLHDELGLEPSPRIRHLHQAILACDPSIEAPEQPDKLLSLDLVSHSGHPRRSIGHSYPVSDMADFMPRAVDE from the coding sequence ATGGAATTCGCCATACTCGGCCCGCTCCGGGTGTACGAACAGGATCGCTTCTACGCTCCGACGGCTCCGAAGCAGCGCCAGCTGCTGGCGCTGCTCCTGCTGAACGCCAATCAGGTTGTGTCCACGAGCACCTGCATCGAGGAACTCTGGGAAGACAACCCGCCGAATACTGCGATGTCGACGCTGCAGTCGTACATTCTGCAATTACGGCACAAGCTGCGGCAAGTGCCGCGAATCGGCAGCCTGCAGGCGGCACGGCGCATCCTGGAGACCCGCGGCGGGGGATACCTGCTCTCCGTGCGGTGCGACGCGCTCGACGTCAACGTGTTCGCGGACCTGGTCCGCGACGGGCGGGCCGCCCTGAGCAAGGACGACGCCCGCGCCTCCCGTCTGCTGGGCCAGGCGCTGACCATGTGGAACGGCGCGGCCCTGGCCGACGTGACCGCGGGACCCATCCTGCGCACCCACCTCGTCGGCCTGGAGGAGAGCCGGATCAGCGTGCAGGAGCAGCGGATCGAGGCCGATCTGCGGCTGGGCCGCCACCACGACCTGCTCGGCGAACTCAGTTCGCTGACCACCCAGTACCCGACCCACGAGAACCTGCACGCGCAGTTCATGCTCGCCCTGTACCGCTCGGGCCGGCGCATCCAGGCCCTCGGCGTCGTCCAGCGGCTCCGCAAGGTGCTGCACGACGAACTCGGCCTGGAACCGTCGCCGCGAATCCGCCACCTGCACCAGGCGATTCTTGCCTGCGATCCGTCGATCGAGGCGCCCGAGCAGCCCGACAAACTGCTTTCGCTGGATCTGGTGTCGCATTCCGGCCACCCGAGACGGTCGATCGGGCATTCGTATCCGGTGTCGGACATGGCGGATTTCATGCCGCGCGCAGTGGACGAGTAG
- a CDS encoding TetR/AcrR family transcriptional regulator has translation MPTSTGAGEFSSAPQRGPDPRAARSRAAALGAAQQLLVEQGWSAVTHVAVAARSGVGRTTLYRHWPDAAELIRDVIAQRIAGAHTTPTGELRDDLVQELEGLRALLHDPVSETGLRAVIERAGADPVFTELKESLYRNGSQVFRLVIDDAKFRGELPAHLETDRAIDELAGPLVYRRLLAGRTFDAGYVELVVDDFLAAHAVQ, from the coding sequence ATGCCCACGTCAACCGGGGCGGGAGAATTCTCCAGCGCCCCGCAGCGCGGACCGGATCCGCGGGCGGCACGCAGCCGCGCCGCGGCGCTGGGCGCCGCGCAGCAGCTCCTGGTGGAGCAGGGCTGGTCGGCCGTGACGCATGTCGCCGTCGCCGCGCGCAGCGGGGTCGGGCGCACCACGCTCTACCGGCACTGGCCCGACGCGGCCGAGCTGATCAGGGACGTCATCGCGCAGCGGATAGCGGGGGCGCACACCACGCCGACCGGCGAGCTGCGCGATGACCTGGTGCAGGAGCTCGAGGGCCTGCGCGCCCTGCTGCACGACCCGGTCAGCGAGACCGGCCTGCGGGCGGTCATCGAGCGGGCCGGCGCCGACCCGGTGTTCACCGAGCTGAAGGAGTCGCTGTACCGCAACGGCTCGCAGGTCTTCCGCCTGGTGATCGACGACGCCAAATTCCGCGGCGAGCTGCCGGCGCACCTGGAGACCGACCGGGCGATCGACGAACTCGCCGGGCCGCTGGTGTACCGCAGGCTGCTGGCCGGCCGCACCTTCGACGCCGGCTACGTCGAGCTGGTCGTCGACGATTTCCTGGCCGCGCACGCGGTCCAGTGA
- a CDS encoding MFS transporter, translating to MTDRTVRPGVMPLPGDTAQASSSRKGLALTLIALAQMMVVLDVSVVNVALPSIQGALGFSASNLEWVVNAYALTFGGLLLLGGRIADKYGQRRTFMAGAALLTVSSLLGGLAQDQAWLLSARAAQGVSGALIAPAALALLTSTFAEGAERNKAMGVYGAVSGIGGALGNVLGGVFTDELSWRWVLFINVPIGAFVLAAATRAFRESRPAGGRLDLPGALSVTAGMSLVVYGLINAASHSWGSTGTVVPLAVGGALLIAFLLIEARSASPLLPLRIFRNGNRSSAYAIMLAVGSALIVLFYFLTLYIQIVLRFSPLKTGFAFLTFAVGAAVFATLSSAVVARVGPRLLLSVGTLVSAGGMFWLSRIDADSAYFGSLFGPLLIAGSGIGLCFVPLTLAAVAGIRGEETGISSALLNASQQVGGALGLAVLGTVAATATRHRMEKLLPGSGGAGSKSSGPVPPQVQHAVNDSLAHGYSIGFLIAGFVLIGAAVIAATVIRVSSEDAARTDVAV from the coding sequence GTGACCGATCGAACCGTCCGGCCGGGGGTCATGCCCCTCCCGGGCGACACTGCTCAGGCCTCCTCCTCCCGCAAGGGGCTGGCTCTCACCCTGATCGCACTGGCCCAGATGATGGTCGTGCTGGACGTCTCGGTCGTGAACGTGGCCCTGCCGTCCATCCAGGGGGCGCTCGGCTTCTCCGCGTCGAACCTGGAATGGGTCGTCAACGCGTACGCCCTGACCTTCGGCGGCCTGCTGCTGCTCGGCGGGCGGATCGCCGACAAGTACGGCCAGCGCAGGACCTTCATGGCCGGCGCCGCCCTGCTCACCGTCTCCTCGCTGCTGGGCGGTCTCGCCCAGGACCAGGCGTGGCTGCTGAGCGCCCGCGCCGCCCAGGGCGTGTCGGGCGCGCTCATCGCCCCGGCCGCCCTCGCCCTGCTCACCAGCACCTTCGCCGAGGGCGCCGAGCGCAACAAGGCGATGGGCGTCTACGGCGCGGTCTCCGGTATCGGCGGCGCGCTGGGCAATGTGCTCGGCGGCGTCTTCACCGACGAACTCAGCTGGCGCTGGGTGCTGTTCATCAACGTCCCGATCGGCGCCTTCGTGCTGGCGGCCGCCACCCGGGCCTTCCGCGAGTCCCGTCCGGCCGGCGGCCGGCTGGACCTGCCGGGCGCCCTGTCGGTGACGGCCGGCATGTCGCTGGTCGTGTACGGGCTGATCAACGCGGCCAGCCACTCGTGGGGCAGCACCGGCACCGTCGTGCCGCTGGCCGTCGGCGGCGCGCTGCTGATCGCCTTCCTGCTGATCGAGGCCCGCTCCGCCTCCCCGCTGCTGCCGCTGCGGATCTTCCGCAACGGCAACCGGTCCAGCGCCTACGCCATCATGCTCGCGGTCGGCTCCGCGCTGATCGTGCTGTTCTACTTCCTGACCCTGTACATCCAGATCGTGCTGCGGTTCAGCCCGCTCAAGACCGGATTCGCCTTCCTCACCTTCGCGGTGGGCGCGGCGGTCTTCGCCACGCTGAGCAGCGCCGTGGTGGCCCGGGTCGGTCCGCGGCTGCTGCTGAGCGTGGGCACGCTGGTGTCCGCGGGCGGCATGTTCTGGCTGTCCCGCATCGACGCCGACAGCGCGTACTTCGGGTCCCTGTTCGGCCCGCTGCTGATCGCGGGCAGCGGTATCGGGCTGTGCTTCGTGCCGCTGACACTCGCGGCGGTGGCCGGGATCAGGGGCGAGGAGACCGGTATCTCCTCGGCACTGCTCAACGCCAGCCAGCAGGTGGGCGGCGCGCTCGGCCTCGCGGTGCTCGGCACGGTCGCCGCGACCGCGACCCGGCACCGGATGGAGAAGCTGCTGCCCGGCAGCGGGGGCGCCGGCAGCAAGAGCAGCGGCCCGGTCCCACCGCAGGTCCAGCACGCCGTCAACGACTCACTGGCGCACGGCTACAGCATCGGATTCCTGATCGCCGGCTTCGTCCTCATCGGGGCCGCGGTCATCGCGGCCACCGTGATCCGGGTCTCGTCCGAGGACGCGGCACGTACCGACGTCGCCGTCTGA